Proteins from a single region of Chloroherpeton thalassium ATCC 35110:
- a CDS encoding site-2 protease family protein, translated as MPDSSIEKNYEVVSSEPLHNNENASLAARMGKQNYPVHLLLFLATVITTTLAGTFWIGKPYSLENLDALRTNFKDGLPFSLALLTFLSFHEFGHFFACVAHRVRATLPYYIPMPPISFILNIGTFGAVIRIKERIPNSKSLFDIGVSGPISGFVVAVGLLVLGFATLPPIDYVFDIHPEYRELGEIPAAGPGTLIAGKNLLYWILESLFASPNVPPMHEMYHYPLLFAGWLGSFVTALNLLPVGQLDGGHVIHAMFGGKTHRLVARAFVVFIILLGLPTFAEWLLALLAYFANFEFSGFPYPIWLRMLSWPSWIFWAFILIKFIKVDHPPVLNEHRLDSGRMAIGWISIIIFILCFTPVPFTVL; from the coding sequence ATGCCTGATTCATCGATTGAAAAAAATTACGAGGTGGTTTCCTCAGAACCATTGCACAACAACGAAAATGCCTCGCTGGCTGCCCGCATGGGAAAACAAAACTACCCGGTTCATCTACTGCTATTCCTCGCCACGGTGATTACCACCACTTTGGCAGGAACGTTTTGGATTGGCAAGCCTTATTCGCTGGAAAACTTAGACGCGTTGCGCACCAATTTTAAAGATGGCCTGCCATTTTCTCTTGCGCTGCTAACCTTTTTGAGCTTTCATGAGTTTGGACACTTTTTTGCGTGCGTCGCACATCGCGTTCGCGCAACGCTGCCATACTACATCCCAATGCCGCCGATTAGCTTCATTTTAAATATTGGGACATTTGGCGCGGTCATTCGAATTAAGGAGCGAATTCCGAATTCCAAAAGTCTTTTTGATATTGGCGTTTCGGGACCGATTTCAGGTTTCGTCGTTGCCGTTGGCTTGCTTGTTTTGGGTTTTGCGACCCTTCCGCCCATTGATTACGTCTTCGACATTCATCCTGAATATCGCGAGCTTGGAGAAATTCCGGCTGCGGGCCCAGGAACACTTATCGCAGGAAAAAATTTACTGTATTGGATTTTGGAAAGTCTTTTCGCGAGCCCAAATGTGCCACCAATGCACGAAATGTACCATTATCCGCTTCTTTTTGCTGGATGGTTGGGCAGTTTCGTTACGGCGCTAAATCTTTTGCCTGTCGGCCAGCTCGATGGTGGCCATGTGATTCACGCGATGTTTGGCGGCAAAACGCATCGCCTTGTCGCACGAGCATTTGTCGTGTTTATTATTTTACTGGGGCTGCCGACGTTTGCCGAATGGCTACTTGCACTTTTGGCTTACTTCGCAAACTTCGAATTTTCCGGCTTTCCTTATCCTATTTGGCTTCGAATGCTTTCTTGGCCAAGCTGGATTTTCTGGGCATTTATCTTAATCAAATTCATCAAAGTCGATCATCCGCCGGTTCTCAACGAGCATCGTTTGGATTCAGGCCGAATGGCGATTGGCTGGATCAGTATTATCATTTTTATTTTATGCTTTACGCCAGTGCCGTTTACGGTTCTATAA
- a CDS encoding tetratricopeptide repeat protein, producing the protein MSQEPRGRKNRRKITPKTPSETLIEKSEWMYENGMLELALKKATESIASNPNSYEAYLQRAKIYSALQLFRMAIDDYNHALNLETTRPELLLERGDCYQKLGKAKAALEDYTNYVKTHQKDPRGFFKRGMLFSEIDLDDAAIRDLSYAIELGEMEENELEFITYQSLVTRALLYENQMKYLRALSDVDAALAIVDHFTSIFPVNYQSVELKAFRARLFRKLGEQEESLRILDDLCTRCMFNLESNNLLWDIIVKERDELLEELGLTSKLIQNTHLPDMLIYSIASQSYTNALYN; encoded by the coding sequence ATGAGCCAAGAGCCACGCGGGAGAAAAAACAGACGAAAAATCACCCCAAAAACACCGTCAGAAACATTAATCGAGAAATCCGAATGGATGTATGAGAATGGCATGTTGGAGCTTGCCTTGAAAAAAGCAACGGAAAGTATCGCCAGCAATCCTAACAGCTATGAAGCGTACCTTCAACGGGCCAAAATTTATTCCGCCTTGCAACTTTTCAGAATGGCCATAGATGACTACAACCACGCCTTGAATTTGGAGACGACTCGCCCTGAACTTTTACTTGAGCGAGGCGATTGCTATCAAAAGCTTGGCAAAGCAAAAGCCGCTCTTGAAGATTACACCAATTATGTGAAAACGCATCAAAAAGATCCTCGCGGATTTTTCAAGAGAGGGATGCTTTTCTCGGAAATTGATTTGGATGACGCGGCGATTCGCGATTTGTCTTATGCGATTGAGTTAGGAGAAATGGAAGAAAATGAGCTTGAGTTTATTACCTATCAAAGTTTGGTAACGCGGGCGCTTTTATATGAAAATCAAATGAAATACTTGCGGGCGCTTTCGGATGTGGATGCAGCATTGGCGATTGTGGATCATTTTACTTCGATTTTCCCGGTCAATTATCAATCGGTGGAATTAAAAGCGTTTCGCGCACGACTTTTTAGAAAACTTGGCGAACAGGAAGAGTCCCTGCGCATTCTTGATGATTTGTGCACGCGTTGCATGTTTAATTTAGAAAGTAACAATTTGCTTTGGGACATTATCGTCAAAGAACGCGATGAACTCCTTGAAGAATTAGGGCTCACATCAAAACTGATTCAGAACACTCATTTGCCGGACATGCTGATTTATTCAATCGCAAGCCAATCATATACAAACGCATTATATAATTAG
- the ileS gene encoding isoleucine--tRNA ligase, giving the protein MAKFKELPAELSYSALEAEVLAFWKKNNIFEKSIASRAEGKAFTFYDGPPTVNGKPGVHHVFSRTIKDLICRYRTMKGFSVRRKAGWDTHGLPVEISVEQKLGLKNKSQVEGFGTDEFNREAKALVYHHINDSKEGWGKLTELMGYWVDMDSPYITCTNEYIESVWWGLKQIFDKGLIYKDYKIVPQDPKSETVLSSHELALGYREIKDPSVYVKFKLKDSDESFLVWTTTPWTLISNVALCVGPDVEYVKVRTEEHGVLILAKSRISVLGKNEDGNTWEILETCTGEDLEGIEYEPLFSYVPVKKKAFFVTLGDFVSTEDGSGIVHIAPAFGADDYELLKKYDLPMLQPVARNGCFTAEVSDYEGVFFKDADKDIILALKNKGKLFKKETVTHSYPFSWRYNVPVLYYARESWYIRTTDVAKRMMAINKEINWCPPEIGSGRFGNWLEENKDWAISRERFWGTPLPVWVSEDFQIGDDHTSGKMFAVSSIAELKEGFIDIEGKQMKLSDALEQKFVELDLHKPFVDSVYFIKDGKTFRRTPELIDVWFDSGAMPFAQLHYPFENKKLFENGGFPADFIAEGVDQTRGWFYTLHAIGTLIFNKPAYKNLIVNGHILDKDGQKMSKSKGNVVDPFEMMSKYGADSLRWYLISTSPPWRPKSFNPEELLEGQRKFFRALVNSYNFFVLYANVDEFDYSENNLPVCERSELDRWIISALNTLVKHVEAAMENYDPTAAARHIEAFTVDDLSNWYIRRSRRRFWKGENNNDKLAAYQTLYQCLLVVSKLVAPVSPFISDWIYRNLNEVSGKESFESVHLAYFPSVEETAIDSDLELRMKKAQIISSLVRTMREKSGIKVRQPLKRVLLPISDPRERREIEKIRTIVLDEVNVHSLEYVDDDSGVVNKKAKPNFKVLGPKFGKDAKAVAACIRELPSSQVAKLERNGILAIDVQGKSAEITLEDIEILHEDIEGWLVAYDSTYKLMVALDTEIDETLRAEGLARELVSRIQSLRKDKGLEITDRIKLYLDPSELLKISIEQNLEYIKAETLATDIDFNLDGMQSVAKTEDINGEICRMALEKK; this is encoded by the coding sequence ATGGCAAAATTTAAAGAACTTCCCGCAGAACTTAGTTATAGCGCTTTGGAAGCGGAGGTTTTAGCGTTTTGGAAGAAAAACAATATTTTTGAGAAAAGCATCGCGTCACGCGCGGAAGGCAAAGCATTCACCTTTTACGACGGCCCTCCAACCGTCAATGGAAAACCTGGTGTACACCACGTTTTTAGCCGCACGATCAAAGACCTTATCTGCCGTTACAGGACCATGAAAGGGTTTTCGGTTCGCCGAAAAGCAGGTTGGGATACACACGGCTTACCCGTTGAAATTTCCGTCGAGCAAAAATTAGGGCTGAAAAATAAATCTCAGGTCGAAGGCTTCGGCACGGATGAGTTCAACCGCGAAGCAAAAGCGCTGGTTTATCACCATATCAACGATAGCAAAGAAGGCTGGGGCAAACTGACCGAGCTGATGGGCTATTGGGTCGATATGGACTCGCCTTACATTACTTGTACAAATGAATATATAGAGTCGGTTTGGTGGGGACTGAAACAAATTTTTGACAAAGGCCTCATTTATAAAGATTATAAAATCGTCCCGCAAGACCCGAAATCGGAAACCGTTCTAAGCTCGCATGAGCTGGCTTTAGGCTATCGGGAAATTAAAGACCCCAGCGTTTACGTCAAATTTAAGTTAAAAGACTCGGACGAATCGTTCTTGGTTTGGACGACCACGCCTTGGACATTGATCTCTAACGTCGCGCTTTGTGTCGGCCCGGATGTCGAATATGTGAAGGTTCGCACGGAGGAACATGGCGTTTTAATTCTTGCTAAATCAAGGATCTCCGTTCTCGGCAAAAACGAAGACGGCAACACTTGGGAAATTTTGGAAACGTGCACGGGCGAAGATCTTGAAGGCATCGAGTATGAGCCACTTTTCTCTTATGTTCCTGTTAAGAAAAAAGCTTTTTTCGTAACGCTCGGCGATTTCGTTTCGACCGAAGATGGTAGCGGCATCGTGCATATTGCGCCGGCGTTTGGCGCGGACGACTACGAGTTGCTGAAAAAATACGACCTGCCCATGCTTCAGCCCGTCGCAAGAAACGGCTGTTTTACGGCGGAGGTCTCCGATTACGAAGGCGTGTTTTTCAAAGATGCCGACAAAGACATCATTCTCGCTTTAAAAAATAAAGGCAAGCTTTTCAAAAAAGAAACTGTCACGCACAGTTATCCTTTCTCTTGGCGCTACAATGTACCGGTGCTTTATTACGCTCGCGAATCGTGGTACATCAGAACCACCGATGTTGCAAAGCGCATGATGGCTATTAATAAAGAAATCAATTGGTGCCCGCCAGAAATCGGATCGGGGCGTTTTGGAAATTGGCTGGAAGAAAATAAAGACTGGGCGATTTCGCGCGAACGATTCTGGGGAACACCGCTACCGGTTTGGGTTTCCGAAGATTTCCAAATCGGTGATGACCACACCAGCGGCAAAATGTTCGCCGTCAGTTCGATCGCAGAGCTAAAAGAAGGCTTTATCGATATCGAAGGCAAGCAAATGAAACTCAGCGATGCACTTGAGCAGAAATTTGTTGAGCTGGATTTGCACAAGCCGTTTGTTGATAGCGTTTATTTTATCAAAGATGGAAAAACTTTCCGCCGCACACCCGAGCTCATCGACGTTTGGTTTGATAGCGGCGCAATGCCATTTGCCCAACTTCATTATCCGTTCGAAAACAAAAAGCTTTTTGAAAACGGCGGCTTTCCTGCCGACTTCATCGCGGAAGGCGTCGACCAAACGCGCGGCTGGTTCTACACGCTTCACGCCATTGGCACGCTGATTTTCAACAAACCGGCTTATAAAAATCTCATCGTTAATGGCCACATTTTGGATAAAGACGGACAAAAAATGTCCAAATCGAAGGGCAATGTGGTCGATCCGTTTGAGATGATGAGCAAATACGGCGCAGATTCCTTGCGCTGGTATTTGATTTCAACCAGCCCACCTTGGCGCCCGAAATCGTTTAACCCGGAAGAATTGCTCGAAGGCCAACGGAAGTTTTTCCGAGCGCTCGTCAACAGCTACAACTTTTTCGTGCTTTACGCCAATGTCGACGAGTTTGATTATTCCGAAAACAATTTGCCTGTCTGCGAACGCAGCGAACTTGATAGATGGATTATCTCGGCGCTCAATACGCTTGTTAAGCATGTTGAAGCAGCAATGGAAAATTATGACCCGACGGCTGCCGCAAGACACATCGAGGCCTTTACGGTAGATGATCTTTCGAATTGGTACATTCGCCGGTCGCGACGCCGTTTTTGGAAGGGTGAAAATAACAACGATAAACTTGCAGCCTATCAAACGCTGTATCAGTGTTTGTTGGTTGTTAGCAAGCTTGTTGCGCCAGTCTCACCGTTTATCAGCGATTGGATTTATCGAAATCTGAACGAAGTGTCAGGCAAGGAAAGTTTCGAGTCCGTACACTTGGCCTATTTTCCATCGGTGGAAGAAACGGCGATCGATTCGGATCTCGAGCTGCGAATGAAAAAAGCACAAATCATCAGTTCTTTGGTTCGAACCATGCGCGAAAAATCGGGAATTAAAGTTCGCCAACCACTCAAGCGCGTGCTGCTGCCTATTTCTGATCCGCGCGAGCGCCGCGAAATCGAAAAGATTCGGACGATCGTTCTCGATGAGGTGAATGTTCATAGTCTTGAGTATGTCGACGACGATTCCGGCGTGGTCAATAAAAAGGCCAAACCGAATTTTAAAGTGCTTGGGCCGAAATTTGGGAAAGACGCCAAAGCCGTTGCCGCGTGCATTCGCGAGTTGCCGTCAAGCCAAGTGGCGAAGTTAGAGCGAAACGGAATACTGGCAATAGACGTTCAAGGGAAAAGCGCTGAAATCACTCTCGAAGACATCGAGATTTTGCATGAAGATATTGAGGGCTGGTTGGTTGCTTACGATAGCACCTACAAACTGATGGTCGCTCTCGACACAGAAATTGACGAAACGCTTCGCGCAGAAGGGCTTGCGCGTGAGCTCGTTAGCCGAATTCAATCTTTACGAAAAGACAAAGGACTTGAAATCACCGATAGAATCAAACTCTACTTAGATCCGTCGGAGTTGCTAAAAATTTCCATAGAGCAAAATTTGGAGTACATCAAAGCCGAAACGCTTGCAACCGATATTGATTTCAACCTGGATGGAATGCAATCGGTGGCAAAAACGGAAGACATTAACGGCGAAATTTGCAGAATGGCATTGGAGAAAAAATAG
- a CDS encoding TraR/DksA family transcriptional regulator: MENENSKHEEQDRLSVTYLSAKELKHFEQLLLKKREEVLRDLEILKSSFSDENEEDSVNSSYSMHMADHGTETMDREQRFLFISRDEKYLSYIDKALERIKNKTYGICAISGKPIPKARLEAVPHTGVRIEYKKRS, encoded by the coding sequence ATGGAAAATGAGAATTCAAAACATGAGGAGCAGGATCGTTTGAGTGTTACTTATTTAAGTGCGAAAGAACTTAAACATTTTGAGCAGCTTTTGTTAAAAAAACGAGAGGAAGTACTGCGCGACTTGGAAATTTTGAAGTCGTCTTTTTCCGATGAAAACGAGGAAGATAGTGTCAACTCGAGCTATTCGATGCATATGGCTGACCACGGCACCGAGACGATGGATCGGGAACAGCGCTTCTTATTTATCTCAAGAGACGAAAAATACTTAAGCTATATTGATAAAGCGCTCGAACGGATTAAGAACAAAACTTACGGCATTTGTGCTATTTCTGGAAAGCCCATTCCTAAAGCGCGATTAGAAGCGGTTCCTCATACAGGAGTAAGAATTGAGTATAAAAAACGCTCCTAA
- the purF gene encoding amidophosphoribosyltransferase, with amino-acid sequence MCGIFGVFNSKEAASDTFYGLYALQHRGQEAAGIVVADYEESKKRAVFRFQKDFGLVSEIFSDEDFEKLTGRAAIGHNRYSTSGSAKLRQNIQPFSVNYKSGHLALAHNGTFTNARQLRSDLREKGVIFQATSDSELVLHLAARSTAKKPEEQIFDALSQIQGAYSIVILTDTQLIAARDPYGVRPLSLGIKKQSDSNADCTFVLASETCAFDIISAEYVREVEPGEIMIIDRMAVKTQEPRSLYLPKSQKRARCIFEFVYFSRPDSIIFNESVDKVRRKLGKNLAIESKIKPAEDENYLTVISVPDSSNTAALGFVTESNKHNVPARMELGLIRNHYVGRTFIHPGAESRELKVRSKYNIVRGVLKNRRIIVVDDSIVRGTTSKMLVKLLKEAQPKEIHLHISSPQIISPCFYGMDFPTRDQLIASMLESENDKIRKYLDVDSLTYLSHEGLLNSVPKHEDEESSYCTACFSGSYPIAINGANTDKYENDD; translated from the coding sequence ATGTGTGGAATTTTTGGGGTTTTTAATTCAAAAGAAGCCGCGTCGGATACGTTTTATGGGCTGTATGCGTTGCAGCATCGTGGCCAAGAAGCAGCGGGAATCGTCGTTGCTGATTATGAAGAATCAAAAAAACGCGCGGTATTTCGTTTTCAAAAAGATTTTGGTTTGGTCTCTGAAATCTTTAGTGATGAAGATTTTGAAAAATTGACAGGTCGGGCAGCTATTGGACATAATAGATATTCCACATCCGGTTCTGCAAAGCTTCGCCAAAATATTCAGCCGTTCTCAGTAAACTACAAATCTGGGCATTTAGCGCTTGCTCACAATGGCACATTCACAAATGCGCGGCAGTTGCGCAGCGATTTGCGTGAAAAAGGCGTTATTTTTCAAGCAACTTCCGATAGCGAATTGGTGTTGCATTTGGCGGCAAGAAGTACCGCTAAAAAGCCAGAAGAGCAAATTTTTGACGCTCTATCGCAAATTCAAGGGGCGTATTCGATTGTCATTCTAACCGATACGCAGCTGATTGCAGCCAGAGATCCTTACGGGGTGCGTCCGCTTTCGCTCGGTATCAAAAAGCAGTCGGATAGCAATGCGGATTGTACCTTTGTTTTGGCCAGTGAAACCTGTGCATTTGATATTATCTCAGCGGAATATGTGCGCGAGGTGGAGCCAGGGGAAATTATGATTATTGATAGAATGGCCGTCAAAACTCAGGAGCCGCGCTCGTTGTATCTTCCGAAAAGTCAGAAAAGAGCCCGCTGCATTTTTGAGTTTGTGTATTTTTCCAGGCCAGACAGCATTATTTTCAATGAGTCAGTTGATAAAGTGCGCCGGAAACTGGGAAAAAATCTGGCAATTGAGTCGAAGATCAAGCCTGCCGAAGATGAGAATTACTTAACAGTAATCAGCGTCCCCGATTCCTCAAATACAGCCGCATTGGGATTTGTAACCGAAAGCAACAAACACAATGTGCCAGCAAGGATGGAGCTTGGGTTAATCCGAAACCATTATGTTGGGCGCACCTTTATTCATCCAGGAGCGGAGAGCCGCGAGCTGAAGGTTCGATCAAAGTACAACATTGTGCGCGGTGTTCTGAAAAATAGGCGGATTATTGTAGTTGATGATTCTATTGTGCGCGGAACAACTTCGAAAATGTTGGTAAAATTGCTCAAAGAGGCGCAGCCAAAGGAAATTCACTTGCATATTAGTTCCCCGCAGATTATCAGCCCGTGTTTTTATGGAATGGATTTCCCAACAAGAGATCAATTGATCGCATCAATGTTGGAGTCGGAAAATGATAAGATCAGGAAATATTTAGATGTGGATTCGCTGACTTATTTATCGCACGAAGGACTTTTGAATAGCGTGCCGAAGCATGAAGATGAAGAGTCAAGTTATTGCACCGCTTGCTTCAGCGGAAGTTATCCAATCGCCATTAATGGTGCGAACACCGATAAGTATGAAAATGACGATTGA
- a CDS encoding hemolysin family protein, translating to MTILFGFLLSLLFQALFFGAETSFVSANKIRLEIFERKRVIGAALAGHFVRNINKALQTILLSQKVFLYIFAALFFALYRTSIGHDCFSVEFLAAITIASITLVLSGKIIPQLLLKELSEYSVLVLAPFVKIFSILFSPLIATIHFFSSQAVALFRLLSKGQNDHTSALDYRILHRIYTPKEVERKDSEIVSNIFAISDVQVRESMIPRTDIHAVPSTITLDELVKVFGKTKYSVVPVYESTIDHIIGVVSVYELFKKPDSLKSVLREALFVPETKKTVELLQEFCYSDMNMAIVVDEFGGTAGLVTSEDLIEELIGDVHNDCQSDDEICHALSENTFLVSGRVDIDTINEKLKLGFSVEEQYETLAGYILSHIGRIPKQGEIFKIENKVFTIARASKTKIVLVKLQLVDS from the coding sequence ATGACAATACTCTTCGGCTTTCTTCTATCCCTTCTTTTTCAAGCGTTATTTTTTGGTGCTGAGACCTCGTTTGTGAGTGCAAATAAAATCCGGCTGGAAATTTTTGAGCGTAAAAGAGTTATTGGCGCTGCATTAGCCGGACATTTTGTGAGAAATATAAATAAAGCGCTTCAAACAATTCTGTTAAGCCAAAAAGTTTTTCTCTATATTTTTGCCGCTTTATTTTTTGCGCTTTATCGCACATCGATCGGTCATGATTGTTTTTCTGTGGAGTTTTTGGCAGCGATTACCATTGCATCTATCACTTTGGTTCTGAGTGGAAAAATTATTCCGCAATTGTTGCTTAAAGAACTCTCAGAATATTCCGTATTGGTGCTGGCACCCTTTGTCAAGATTTTTTCGATCCTCTTTTCTCCTCTCATTGCAACGATTCATTTTTTTTCATCGCAAGCTGTTGCCTTATTTCGCCTGCTGAGTAAAGGGCAAAATGATCACACAAGTGCGTTGGATTATCGCATTTTGCATCGAATTTACACGCCGAAAGAAGTTGAGCGAAAAGACTCGGAAATTGTCTCTAATATTTTTGCCATTAGCGATGTGCAGGTAAGAGAATCAATGATTCCGAGAACAGATATTCATGCCGTTCCTTCCACCATCACGCTTGACGAACTGGTGAAAGTGTTCGGAAAAACGAAGTATTCCGTAGTGCCTGTTTATGAAAGCACGATTGATCATATTATTGGTGTCGTTTCCGTGTATGAGCTGTTTAAGAAGCCGGACTCGTTAAAAAGCGTTCTTCGCGAAGCGTTATTTGTTCCTGAAACCAAAAAAACGGTTGAGCTTCTTCAAGAATTTTGCTATTCAGATATGAACATGGCCATTGTGGTGGATGAATTTGGCGGCACGGCGGGGTTGGTAACTTCAGAAGATTTAATCGAAGAGCTAATTGGCGATGTGCACAATGATTGCCAATCGGATGATGAAATTTGTCATGCGCTATCCGAAAACACTTTTTTGGTTAGTGGGCGGGTTGATATTGATACGATCAATGAAAAATTGAAATTAGGCTTTTCAGTGGAAGAGCAATACGAAACGCTCGCAGGTTATATTTTAAGCCACATTGGACGAATTCCGAAGCAAGGGGAAATTTTTAAAATTGAAAATAAAGTTTTTACCATAGCTCGGGCATCAAAAACAAAAATTGTGTTGGTCAAGCTTCAGTTGGTTGATTCGTAA
- a CDS encoding cell division protein FtsX: MSVVTVTISLILLGIFALLSLSFFQVLSEVRSRVELEAFLSETVTAQEAQELQQKLTAIPAVKETKYISKEDAALLFHQEFGEDIQSVLGTNPLPTSIKILLNASHATLDSLDLFIPKIEALPGISEIKYNKEFLSGIDKNARLITYITAGVGFFISLASIALVSNTIRLTIHAKRQMLKTMELVGATPSFIRLPFLIEGAWQGIFGGALAVLMIFLLVEFVVWEYDKSIYTVFVEPARIMYPVLALSGFLLGLAGSSLSVRKFIR, encoded by the coding sequence GTGTCAGTAGTAACCGTTACCATCTCGCTGATTTTACTGGGCATATTTGCTCTGTTGAGTTTAAGTTTTTTTCAGGTGCTTAGTGAAGTTCGCAGTCGCGTGGAGCTTGAAGCATTTCTATCGGAAACCGTTACGGCGCAAGAGGCGCAAGAATTGCAGCAAAAACTCACAGCCATCCCAGCTGTGAAAGAAACCAAATACATCTCCAAAGAAGACGCTGCGCTTCTTTTTCATCAAGAATTTGGGGAGGATATTCAAAGTGTTTTAGGAACAAATCCGCTTCCGACATCTATCAAAATTCTGTTGAACGCCTCACATGCCACGCTGGATAGCTTAGACTTGTTTATTCCCAAAATCGAAGCGCTGCCTGGCATTTCAGAAATTAAGTACAACAAAGAATTTCTATCCGGCATTGACAAAAACGCTCGACTCATTACCTACATTACTGCTGGCGTTGGCTTTTTTATCTCATTAGCGTCCATTGCCTTAGTGTCAAATACCATTCGGTTAACGATCCATGCAAAACGGCAAATGCTCAAAACGATGGAATTGGTTGGCGCAACGCCCTCATTTATTCGTCTACCTTTTCTGATAGAAGGGGCATGGCAAGGCATTTTTGGAGGCGCGCTCGCTGTTCTTATGATATTTTTATTAGTCGAATTCGTTGTTTGGGAATATGATAAATCCATTTATACTGTCTTTGTAGAGCCTGCACGTATCATGTATCCTGTTTTAGCGCTTTCTGGCTTTTTGCTTGGCCTTGCTGGCAGTAGCCTTTCAGTACGAAAGTTCATTCGTTAG
- a CDS encoding FecR domain-containing protein, producing the protein MKRIIPIILFLVVGAYVTYAGNFFEDEKSTTLAIVLKAIKQVDFKKDGNSDWEEAKRGQRLKGGDALKTGDLSSSILKFVDGSIVRLRQKTEVVIRGEKDGKMMNKDVAIEYGDLGFNVQKRPGEQFRFSSPTAVASIKGTEGVMLVGEDKTTLIITKSSFKIAAAFQALMGSKQSVDVGPGEKATALKNGEVIKVALTKEDQELVEKLLEASRETKDELLIKFRDADGKMKEIEIK; encoded by the coding sequence ATGAAAAGAATTATTCCGATAATCTTGTTTCTGGTTGTGGGCGCTTATGTGACCTATGCTGGAAATTTTTTCGAGGATGAAAAATCCACTACGCTTGCCATTGTTTTGAAAGCCATCAAACAAGTTGATTTCAAAAAAGATGGCAATAGCGACTGGGAAGAAGCCAAACGCGGACAGCGATTAAAAGGCGGCGATGCTCTAAAAACAGGCGATCTTTCCTCGTCGATTCTTAAATTTGTAGATGGCTCTATTGTTCGCCTACGCCAAAAGACGGAAGTCGTTATCCGAGGCGAAAAAGACGGAAAAATGATGAATAAAGATGTTGCGATAGAATATGGCGATCTCGGATTTAACGTTCAAAAACGCCCCGGAGAGCAATTCCGATTTTCTTCACCCACAGCGGTGGCGTCGATTAAAGGCACAGAAGGCGTCATGCTGGTAGGCGAAGATAAAACCACTTTGATTATTACAAAATCTTCCTTTAAAATCGCTGCTGCGTTCCAAGCATTAATGGGATCAAAGCAAAGCGTGGATGTTGGTCCTGGAGAAAAAGCAACTGCTCTAAAAAATGGTGAGGTTATCAAAGTTGCTTTAACAAAAGAAGACCAAGAGCTCGTGGAAAAACTTCTTGAAGCGTCTCGCGAAACAAAAGATGAACTGCTTATTAAATTCCGCGACGCTGATGGCAAGATGAAAGAAATAGAAATCAAATAA
- the queG gene encoding tRNA epoxyqueuosine(34) reductase QueG, whose protein sequence is MAKKIGFDAIGIVPVAALGSEARAFEQWLQQDFHGDMRYMKNHFEKRVSPDLLFPGAKTVISCAVNYFHRDKKASQNGKISIYAQSLDYHFVVKQMLNELLEELQKIIGQVQGQAIVDTAPFMDKVWAVRAGIGWRGKHTNLINRKIGSYFFIGSLLLDAAIPSNDSAQRNFCGSCTACIDSCPTKAIVAPYQIDARKCIAYLNIESKPDFNEAEKKMLGEWLFGCDICQQVCPWNRFVQETKNSLLQPKKDLANLQTQDFLQLTKSSFKTLFNDTVIFRTGLRRMKRNATAVSENIKTRNFGSAEDSAT, encoded by the coding sequence TTGGCAAAAAAAATTGGATTTGACGCCATTGGCATCGTGCCCGTCGCGGCACTCGGCTCGGAAGCGCGCGCATTTGAACAATGGCTCCAACAAGACTTTCACGGCGATATGCGCTACATGAAGAACCATTTTGAAAAACGCGTGTCGCCCGACTTATTATTTCCCGGCGCGAAAACCGTGATTTCTTGCGCTGTCAATTATTTCCATCGTGATAAAAAAGCTTCGCAAAACGGCAAAATTTCCATTTATGCGCAAAGTTTGGATTATCATTTTGTAGTGAAACAAATGCTCAACGAGCTTTTAGAGGAACTTCAAAAGATTATCGGGCAAGTTCAAGGGCAAGCGATTGTCGACACAGCGCCATTTATGGATAAAGTCTGGGCTGTTCGCGCCGGGATTGGCTGGCGCGGAAAGCACACAAACTTAATTAATCGAAAAATTGGTTCTTATTTTTTTATCGGCTCTCTTTTGCTTGACGCCGCTATTCCTTCGAACGATTCGGCACAGCGCAATTTTTGCGGTTCTTGCACGGCCTGCATCGATAGTTGCCCGACAAAAGCGATTGTAGCGCCGTATCAAATTGACGCACGAAAATGTATTGCCTATTTAAATATTGAATCAAAACCTGATTTCAACGAAGCGGAAAAAAAAATGCTCGGCGAGTGGCTATTTGGCTGCGACATTTGCCAACAAGTTTGCCCATGGAATCGCTTTGTTCAAGAAACCAAAAATTCTTTACTCCAGCCAAAAAAAGACCTTGCGAACCTTCAAACTCAAGATTTTCTTCAACTTACAAAATCCAGCTTTAAGACACTTTTCAACGACACGGTCATCTTCAGAACCGGCTTGCGGCGCATGAAACGCAATGCAACTGCGGTTTCTGAAAATATCAAAACGCGCAATTTTGGCTCAGCAGAAGATTCTGCCACTTGA